Proteins co-encoded in one Klebsiella michiganensis genomic window:
- a CDS encoding amino acid transporter, with protein MSHSATKTKTFFGHPYPLSSLFLTEMWERFSFYGVRPLLILFMSAALLQGGMGLPIEQASAIVGIFAGGVYITSLPGGWLADNWLGQRRAVWYGSLIIALGHLSIALSAFVGNTFFFVGLLLIVLGTGLFKTCITVMVGTLYKKEDTRRDGGFSLFYMGINMGSFIAPLIIGPLHEKYGWHMGFGLGGLGMLIALFIFRFYAIPQMRRYDKEVGLDSTWNRPTTERKNVGKWVTLAMVLLAGLVVLISNGTIPFNPTVIAKSSAYIISTCVGLYFLFMFFFAGLTSSERSRLLACLILLIAAAFFWSAFEQKPTSFNIFARDYTDRQMGSFEIPTIWFQSINALFIILLAPVFSWFWPSLAKRNLNPSSMTKFVIGILFAAAGFAVMMAAANQVLATQSGVSPFWLVGSILLLTLGELCLSPIGLATMTLLAPQKMRGQVMGLWFCASALGNLAAGIMGGHIKKDQLSSMPELFSHVSIALVICAIVLAALIIPVRNMLRNADANEAK; from the coding sequence ATGAGTCACTCTGCGACGAAAACAAAAACCTTTTTCGGGCATCCGTACCCGTTAAGTTCGCTCTTCCTCACCGAAATGTGGGAACGTTTTTCTTTCTACGGGGTTCGCCCGCTGCTCATTCTGTTTATGAGCGCCGCGCTGCTTCAGGGCGGGATGGGGCTGCCGATTGAACAGGCCTCCGCCATTGTCGGGATCTTCGCCGGCGGCGTATACATCACCTCATTACCCGGCGGCTGGCTGGCCGATAACTGGCTCGGGCAGCGCCGCGCCGTTTGGTATGGCTCGCTGATTATTGCGCTCGGCCACCTCTCGATTGCCCTGTCGGCATTCGTGGGCAACACCTTCTTCTTTGTCGGCCTGCTGCTGATCGTTCTGGGTACAGGGTTGTTCAAAACCTGTATTACCGTCATGGTGGGCACGCTGTATAAAAAAGAAGATACCCGCCGCGATGGGGGCTTCTCGCTGTTTTACATGGGCATCAACATGGGCTCGTTTATTGCCCCGCTGATCATTGGCCCGCTGCATGAGAAGTACGGCTGGCATATGGGCTTTGGCCTCGGTGGCTTAGGGATGCTGATTGCGCTGTTCATCTTCCGCTTCTACGCCATTCCGCAAATGCGCCGCTACGACAAAGAAGTCGGCCTGGACTCTACCTGGAATCGCCCGACGACCGAACGTAAAAACGTCGGTAAATGGGTGACGCTTGCTATGGTGCTGCTTGCCGGGCTGGTGGTGCTGATCTCCAACGGTACGATTCCGTTCAACCCGACGGTGATTGCTAAAAGCTCCGCATACATTATTTCTACCTGCGTGGGCCTCTACTTCCTGTTTATGTTCTTCTTTGCGGGTTTAACCAGTAGCGAACGTTCGCGCCTGCTGGCCTGCCTGATCCTGCTGATTGCGGCGGCATTCTTCTGGTCTGCCTTTGAGCAGAAGCCGACCTCCTTCAACATCTTCGCCCGTGACTACACCGACCGCCAGATGGGCAGTTTTGAAATCCCGACGATTTGGTTCCAGTCGATCAACGCGCTGTTTATTATCCTGCTGGCGCCGGTGTTTAGCTGGTTCTGGCCTTCGCTGGCTAAGCGCAACCTGAACCCGAGCAGCATGACGAAATTCGTCATCGGTATTCTGTTTGCGGCGGCAGGTTTTGCCGTGATGATGGCGGCGGCAAATCAGGTGCTGGCGACGCAGAGCGGCGTTTCCCCGTTCTGGCTGGTGGGGAGTATTCTGCTGCTGACCCTCGGCGAGCTGTGCCTCAGCCCGATTGGCCTTGCCACCATGACGCTGCTGGCGCCGCAGAAAATGCGCGGCCAGGTCATGGGGCTGTGGTTCTGCGCCAGCGCCCTGGGCAACCTGGCGGCGGGTATTATGGGCGGGCACATCAAAAAAGATCAGCTTAGCTCGATGCCGGAGCTGTTCTCCCACGTTTCTATCGCCCTGGTTATCTGCGCCATTGTGCTGGCCGCGCTGATTATTCCGGTAAGAAACATGCTGAGAAACGCGGACGCCAACGAAGCGAAATAA
- a CDS encoding toxin, whose product MKILPATISRAAKPCLPPVAVWQLLLTRLLEKHYGLTLNDTPFSDETVIKEHFDAGITLANAINFLVEKYELVRIDRRGFSWQEQTPYLTNIDIMRARRDLGLLNRN is encoded by the coding sequence ATGAAAATTCTACCGGCTACAATTTCGCGGGCGGCGAAGCCCTGCCTGCCACCCGTTGCAGTCTGGCAATTGCTTCTTACACGGCTACTGGAAAAACACTATGGTCTGACCCTGAACGATACGCCGTTCAGTGATGAAACCGTTATAAAGGAACATTTCGATGCCGGTATCACTCTCGCTAATGCCATTAACTTTCTAGTGGAAAAGTACGAACTGGTTCGTATCGATCGCAGAGGGTTTAGCTGGCAAGAACAAACGCCATATCTCACGAATATTGATATCATGAGGGCCCGCCGCGATCTGGGTTTATTAAATCGTAATTAG
- a CDS encoding integrase, whose product MAQRGNLYRRPSGVYVLRITVPVRYRALIGQREIHASTRTTHLANAKAIATRLLEKWYASLEEFKQVDKEKIRGNAPLLAGAGKISLALFCESFDVGLQTVVPHLLADNIPLYAFVDSQRGFLIDDFTAIDRDPDTHGFVLNDVAHYGSEAMVNGYMQIYMPLHALNKLEKGLSTEITAFRATNGNPLALWLLDLPGVTVDSSSLFINNVQAEKLRSMWDKAFAKSEPELPPVPAVVPPPPVVITNPYCNPLFASKTVSEVLEKFIEHKNTGDLKLASEDKIRSRIAHFIDVMGNLTLGELDRDVVKVYVAKMQKMPGNLYLMRRRYAAEDLNQLIEKALAAGEVTMTKDAIERHITALGAMLEWARRETWLIANPTENVLAKRKRKNKDQDKRYQFTEEELKLIFSASWFKIGAGEPNQFGRYINFRPYHYWLPLLALYTGGRINELCQLYLSDIRVSESGVAYLDFNLDTPDKVRDDETETDKSLKTPNAQRQMPIHPELIKLGFLKYVEALKVDGRERLFPELKHHEIKGYRGYASKWFNENYLGKKLEMPRDGKRVFHSLRHNYVNNLDRLELSERMIAQLVGHARGSTTAMTTYRKDRAVEEQFDAISKLAYDLPDIKPFDVNAGLKALKDALRKQKP is encoded by the coding sequence ATGGCGCAACGTGGTAATCTCTATCGACGTCCTAGCGGGGTCTATGTTCTGCGGATAACCGTTCCGGTTCGGTATCGTGCCCTGATAGGGCAGCGTGAAATACATGCATCTACCCGCACAACCCACCTCGCAAATGCTAAGGCAATCGCCACGCGTTTGTTGGAGAAGTGGTATGCGTCTCTGGAAGAGTTCAAGCAAGTGGATAAAGAGAAAATTCGGGGAAACGCCCCGTTGTTGGCGGGGGCTGGCAAAATCAGCTTGGCTCTGTTTTGCGAATCATTTGATGTAGGGCTTCAAACGGTTGTTCCGCATCTTTTGGCAGACAATATTCCGCTGTATGCTTTTGTAGATAGCCAGCGGGGCTTTCTGATTGATGATTTTACTGCCATTGATCGTGACCCTGATACGCATGGCTTTGTTTTAAACGACGTTGCTCATTACGGCAGTGAGGCTATGGTTAACGGCTATATGCAGATTTACATGCCGCTACATGCCCTCAATAAATTGGAGAAAGGGCTATCAACGGAAATAACTGCATTCAGGGCTACCAACGGTAATCCCCTTGCTCTTTGGCTACTGGACTTGCCCGGGGTTACGGTAGATTCAAGTTCTTTATTTATCAACAATGTGCAGGCTGAAAAGCTGCGTAGCATGTGGGATAAAGCGTTTGCGAAATCTGAGCCTGAATTACCTCCTGTTCCGGCTGTTGTGCCACCACCACCTGTTGTCATCACCAATCCGTATTGCAATCCGCTATTCGCTTCGAAAACGGTTTCAGAAGTTCTTGAAAAGTTTATTGAACACAAAAACACTGGAGACCTTAAACTTGCCAGTGAGGATAAAATTCGCTCACGAATCGCTCATTTTATTGACGTTATGGGCAACTTAACGCTTGGCGAGTTAGATCGTGATGTCGTAAAAGTCTACGTTGCTAAAATGCAGAAGATGCCCGGTAATTTGTATTTGATGCGGCGTCGATATGCAGCCGAAGATTTAAACCAGCTCATAGAAAAAGCACTTGCTGCTGGCGAAGTAACTATGACTAAAGATGCTATAGAGCGCCATATTACTGCACTGGGAGCTATGCTGGAATGGGCGCGTAGGGAGACATGGTTGATCGCCAATCCAACTGAGAACGTATTAGCGAAACGTAAAAGAAAAAACAAAGATCAAGATAAGCGTTATCAATTCACAGAGGAAGAGTTAAAGCTTATTTTTTCTGCAAGCTGGTTCAAAATTGGTGCAGGTGAACCCAATCAATTTGGGCGTTACATCAACTTTCGTCCCTATCATTATTGGTTGCCATTATTGGCATTATATACTGGTGGGCGAATTAATGAGCTATGTCAGCTTTACCTCTCTGATATTCGTGTGAGTGAAAGCGGGGTTGCATATTTAGATTTCAATCTTGATACCCCGGATAAAGTAAGGGACGATGAAACAGAAACTGATAAATCGTTGAAAACACCGAATGCTCAGAGGCAAATGCCGATTCATCCCGAACTTATCAAACTTGGTTTTCTGAAATATGTTGAAGCTTTGAAAGTTGATGGGCGAGAGCGACTTTTCCCTGAATTGAAACACCACGAAATTAAAGGTTATCGTGGTTATGCATCGAAGTGGTTTAACGAAAACTACCTCGGAAAAAAACTTGAAATGCCGCGCGACGGCAAGAGGGTTTTCCACTCACTTCGTCATAATTATGTTAACAACCTCGACAGGTTGGAATTAAGCGAGCGTATGATCGCGCAGTTGGTCGGCCATGCTCGCGGTAGCACAACTGCAATGACAACTTACCGCAAAGACCGGGCAGTCGAAGAACAATTCGACGCTATCTCTAAGTTAGCCTATGACCTTCCTGATATTAAGCCATTTGATGTCAACGCGGGGCTTAAAGCTTTGAAGGATGCTTTACGTAAGCAGAAGCCGTGA
- a CDS encoding acyltransferase, with amino-acid sequence MFSLDNVLDDLWPQANPAPWQKNLLRRLLHEEEFQAFAEHHPHLRGLDMIEQVLDHLHIRCNISPRELENIPEHGPLVIMSNHPTGTLDGLALLYAVSRVRRDVKVVTNRLLNHLEPLSSLFIPVDNINGRTPKSSLVQMEQQLQNGGVLIFFPAGEVSRLSRQGIADGHWHTGFVKLAAKYRVPLLPAFIHARNSALFYASALISPALPMVLLMQQMFRRRNSTLPVTLGQRIPWESWHSPQQVPRELAKKCRQHVQLLGKGLSGKFTTESAIARAEDRATLRRELAKAECLGRTADDKMIYLWQRSDSREEAPLLRELGRLREIAFRAVGEGSGKRRDLDRYDDDYLHLILWDEQDLEIVGAYRFMPTARQLERCGVNGLYSYSLFHYDEKMDDVLQHGIELGRSFIQPRYWGRRGLDYLWSGIGAYLARYPQYRYLFGPVSISGGLPPDARDLLVAFYRLWFPASHPLASSRSPYPASLPDVLAQFKGEDYGEDLIRLKSLLSNMGCGIPTLYKQYSELCEPGGVQFIDFGSDPAFNNCVDGLVLVDLTFLKKSRYERYVGMHLSDQG; translated from the coding sequence ATGTTTAGTCTCGATAACGTACTTGACGACCTGTGGCCCCAGGCAAACCCTGCGCCCTGGCAAAAAAACCTGTTAAGACGCCTGCTGCATGAGGAAGAATTTCAGGCCTTTGCCGAACATCACCCGCACCTTCGCGGGCTGGATATGATCGAACAAGTCCTTGACCACCTACACATCCGCTGCAACATCTCTCCCCGCGAATTAGAAAACATCCCCGAACACGGCCCCCTGGTGATTATGTCAAATCACCCTACCGGCACCCTTGACGGGCTGGCGCTGCTGTATGCCGTTTCCCGCGTTCGCCGCGATGTTAAAGTGGTGACCAACCGCCTGCTTAATCATCTCGAGCCGCTGAGTTCGCTGTTTATCCCGGTCGACAATATCAATGGGCGCACGCCTAAATCGTCCCTTGTGCAGATGGAACAGCAACTGCAAAACGGCGGGGTGCTGATCTTCTTCCCGGCGGGGGAAGTGTCCCGTTTATCTCGCCAGGGCATAGCCGACGGGCACTGGCACACCGGCTTTGTGAAGCTTGCCGCGAAGTATCGCGTGCCGCTGCTGCCCGCCTTTATCCACGCCCGGAACAGCGCGCTGTTTTATGCCAGCGCGCTGATTTCCCCTGCGCTACCGATGGTGTTGCTGATGCAGCAAATGTTCCGCCGGCGTAATTCCACTTTGCCAGTCACTCTGGGTCAGCGCATTCCCTGGGAGAGCTGGCATAGTCCGCAGCAGGTCCCGCGTGAGCTGGCCAAGAAGTGCCGGCAGCACGTTCAACTGTTGGGTAAAGGGCTTTCCGGCAAATTCACAACGGAAAGCGCCATCGCCCGGGCGGAAGACCGCGCCACGCTGCGCCGGGAGCTGGCAAAAGCCGAGTGTCTGGGCCGCACCGCGGACGACAAAATGATTTATCTTTGGCAGCGCAGCGACAGCAGAGAAGAGGCTCCCCTGCTGCGCGAACTGGGCCGGCTGAGGGAAATAGCATTTCGTGCCGTCGGTGAAGGGAGCGGTAAACGTCGGGATCTCGATCGTTATGATGATGATTACCTGCATTTGATCCTTTGGGATGAGCAGGATCTGGAGATCGTGGGCGCATACCGCTTTATGCCCACAGCCCGGCAGCTCGAAAGGTGCGGCGTGAACGGACTGTACAGCTACAGCCTGTTCCACTACGACGAAAAAATGGACGATGTGCTGCAACACGGCATCGAACTGGGGCGCAGCTTTATTCAGCCTCGCTACTGGGGCCGCCGTGGCCTGGACTATTTATGGTCGGGCATTGGGGCATACCTTGCCCGCTACCCGCAGTACCGCTATTTGTTCGGCCCGGTGTCTATTTCCGGAGGTCTGCCGCCGGATGCCCGCGACCTTCTCGTCGCGTTTTATCGGCTGTGGTTCCCGGCGAGTCATCCGCTTGCCTCGTCCCGCAGCCCCTACCCGGCAAGCCTCCCCGACGTGCTGGCGCAGTTCAAAGGGGAGGACTACGGCGAAGACCTCATACGCCTAAAATCCCTGCTCAGCAATATGGGTTGCGGCATCCCGACGCTGTATAAGCAATATTCGGAACTCTGCGAACCAGGCGGCGTGCAGTTTATTGATTTTGGTAGCGACCCTGCGTTCAACAACTGCGTCGACGGCCTGGTGCTGGTCGATTTAACGTTCCTGAAAAAGAGCCGCTATGAGCGCTATGTTGGGATGCATTTGTCTGACCAGGGGTAG
- a CDS encoding LysR family transcriptional regulator yields the protein MQIFIAAVDEGSFAAAARRFKLSAAMAGKHVSAIESDLNVRLLQRSTRRLSLTDAGERYYERCKVILEVLEDANREASDVQKTPKGLLRVAAPVAFGAMHLGRIVSRYLEQFPEVSLDVVLEDKYADLLENRIDVAIRVGRFEDPTLVTRRLAPCRMVLCASPEYLKKHGTPETPDDLSRAPRLAFSQAVSAGDWTIYDAQGRPHSIEGPCRMTANNIQLLLESVLAGTGIAYGPNFVFGEHIKQGKLIKLLPAYRTTELTIQAVYPSAIRIPFKVRSFVDFIAKALGDTPLWGEEN from the coding sequence ATGCAGATTTTTATCGCGGCAGTGGATGAAGGCAGTTTCGCCGCCGCCGCGAGACGTTTTAAGCTTTCGGCTGCAATGGCAGGAAAGCATGTCAGCGCTATAGAATCTGATCTAAATGTACGACTTCTTCAGCGTTCAACACGCCGTCTTAGCCTGACGGATGCCGGTGAGCGGTATTATGAACGTTGCAAAGTTATTCTTGAGGTTCTTGAGGATGCGAACCGGGAAGCCAGTGATGTTCAGAAAACACCGAAGGGGTTGCTTCGCGTTGCAGCACCGGTCGCCTTCGGTGCAATGCATCTTGGTAGGATCGTATCACGCTACCTGGAGCAATTTCCGGAGGTCAGTCTGGACGTTGTACTGGAGGATAAATACGCCGATCTGCTCGAAAATCGAATCGATGTTGCCATCCGAGTTGGGCGTTTTGAGGATCCGACACTGGTTACGCGGCGGCTGGCACCTTGCAGGATGGTTTTGTGCGCTTCACCGGAGTATTTGAAAAAACATGGCACACCAGAGACGCCGGATGATCTTTCCCGTGCGCCTCGACTGGCGTTCAGCCAGGCGGTTTCAGCGGGAGACTGGACGATTTATGATGCACAAGGCAGGCCGCACAGTATTGAAGGCCCATGCCGTATGACTGCCAATAACATTCAGTTGCTTCTTGAATCCGTACTGGCCGGAACAGGCATTGCTTACGGGCCCAACTTTGTTTTTGGCGAGCATATTAAGCAGGGCAAGCTGATAAAGCTGCTGCCAGCATACCGGACGACTGAACTTACTATTCAGGCTGTTTATCCCAGCGCGATCCGTATTCCTTTCAAGGTTCGCAGCTTTGTTGATTTTATTGCTAAAGCGTTAGGAGATACACCGCTGTGGGGAGAAGAAAATTGA
- a CDS encoding short-chain dehydrogenase, whose amino-acid sequence MSLSKLFLITGVSSGFGRSLAEEALKDGHRVVGTVRNQQAKEAFEALAPGKCFARILDVTDFDAAAPLAASVAQEIGDIDVLINNAGYGHEGVMEESPISELIHQFNVNVFGAVAMIKAFLPGFRTRRAGHIINITSMGGFITMPGISYYCGSKFALQGISETLSKELQPFNIAVTAVQPGSFRTDWAGRSMVRTPRSISDYDQSFGPIRDTRQKRSGQQPGDPVKAAKAILKLIGSPNPPAALLLGSDAVTFVKEKLERMAADIKTWETVSRSTDVQ is encoded by the coding sequence AAGTTATTTTTAATTACCGGCGTCAGCAGCGGCTTTGGCCGTTCGCTGGCAGAAGAAGCCCTGAAAGACGGACACCGCGTGGTTGGAACCGTGCGCAATCAGCAAGCGAAGGAAGCCTTTGAGGCGCTGGCGCCCGGCAAGTGTTTTGCCCGCATTCTGGACGTCACCGACTTTGATGCCGCAGCCCCGCTGGCGGCGTCGGTGGCACAGGAGATAGGCGACATTGATGTGCTAATCAACAACGCAGGCTACGGGCACGAGGGGGTGATGGAGGAATCCCCGATAAGCGAGCTTATTCACCAGTTCAACGTCAACGTGTTTGGCGCCGTCGCGATGATAAAAGCCTTTTTGCCCGGGTTCCGCACTCGGCGCGCCGGCCATATTATTAATATCACTTCGATGGGCGGCTTTATCACCATGCCCGGCATCAGCTACTACTGCGGCAGTAAATTCGCCCTGCAGGGCATCTCCGAAACGCTGAGCAAAGAGCTCCAACCTTTTAATATCGCCGTCACCGCCGTGCAGCCCGGCTCCTTCAGAACCGACTGGGCCGGACGATCCATGGTGCGAACCCCGCGCAGCATCAGCGATTATGACCAGAGCTTCGGCCCGATTCGCGACACGCGTCAGAAGCGTAGCGGACAGCAGCCGGGTGATCCGGTCAAAGCCGCCAAAGCAATTTTGAAGCTTATCGGCAGCCCTAATCCACCGGCAGCCCTGCTCCTGGGCAGCGACGCGGTCACTTTCGTCAAAGAGAAGCTTGAGCGGATGGCGGCGGATATTAAGACGTGGGAAACGGTAAGTCGTTCGACTGATGTGCAGTAG
- a CDS encoding membrane protein, protein MTWHYEKNGIRHDNVTEDDITSLIMRGELTASTLVWRQGMAEWQPVSATPLASTLLRSTTPPALPGNRIPGGVVWTLAFAPFIGYALELWTAGLSGMSFDEAYDAVSGGQYWFITLLLNIALGYLDERRLRKAGVDTTTFGKLAWLVPFYLWRRAKTLGQKPAYFWVWLLMLALTVWA, encoded by the coding sequence ATGACCTGGCATTACGAGAAAAATGGCATACGCCACGACAATGTGACCGAAGACGACATCACCAGCCTGATTATGCGCGGTGAACTGACTGCATCCACTCTGGTGTGGCGACAGGGAATGGCAGAGTGGCAGCCGGTCTCCGCTACTCCGCTGGCTTCGACGCTGCTCCGGAGCACCACACCACCAGCGCTGCCGGGGAACCGCATTCCGGGTGGCGTTGTGTGGACGCTGGCATTTGCTCCCTTCATTGGCTACGCGCTGGAGTTGTGGACTGCAGGATTGAGCGGGATGTCATTTGACGAGGCATATGATGCCGTCTCGGGTGGGCAGTACTGGTTTATCACGCTGCTGCTCAATATTGCTCTGGGGTATCTCGATGAACGACGCCTGCGTAAGGCCGGAGTGGACACCACCACGTTCGGCAAACTGGCCTGGCTGGTGCCGTTCTATCTGTGGCGGCGGGCGAAAACTCTCGGTCAGAAACCGGCTTACTTCTGGGTATGGCTTTTGATGCTGGCCCTGACTGTCTGGGCCTGA
- a CDS encoding XRE family transcriptional regulator — MKKTLRIQFGERVKELRIATGMSQEAFADRCGFARSYMSRIERGGSNASLDAIEVLANALSVEPWQLLASDSSKDDDPELLVPYAADGSCFNPGLASSRDGSFGVGDKAAQKRFGTFSEALEYLRSMETAKWRRPNASGNWGIVSAVRWGKLRK; from the coding sequence ATGAAAAAGACCTTGAGAATACAGTTTGGCGAGCGGGTAAAAGAACTGCGCATTGCCACCGGAATGAGCCAGGAAGCCTTTGCTGATCGGTGTGGGTTTGCTCGTAGTTATATGAGTCGTATTGAACGTGGTGGCTCCAACGCGTCTCTTGATGCGATTGAGGTGCTGGCTAACGCTCTGAGTGTTGAGCCATGGCAGTTATTAGCGTCTGACTCATCTAAAGATGACGACCCGGAACTGTTGGTTCCATACGCGGCCGATGGCTCGTGCTTTAATCCTGGACTTGCGAGTAGTCGCGATGGTTCGTTTGGCGTAGGTGATAAAGCGGCTCAGAAGCGTTTTGGCACGTTTTCCGAAGCACTTGAGTATCTACGTAGCATGGAGACCGCAAAGTGGCGTAGGCCCAATGCCAGTGGCAACTGGGGCATTGTTTCGGCAGTGCGGTGGGGCAAACTGAGAAAGTGA
- a CDS encoding NIPSNAP family containing protein has translation MRTVEILQYTLRKGSGATFHAIMQEISVPLHQRHGIDVVSFGNSLHDPDCYYLIRAFDSTEKMAAVLDAFYACDDWRSGPREDIIGSIETSMKTVMNLPSESVEGLRVQS, from the coding sequence TTGAGAACCGTCGAGATACTGCAATACACCTTACGCAAAGGCAGCGGCGCCACTTTTCATGCCATTATGCAGGAAATCAGCGTTCCCCTACACCAGCGCCACGGGATCGATGTTGTTTCGTTTGGCAACTCGTTGCATGACCCGGATTGCTACTACCTGATCCGCGCCTTTGACAGCACAGAAAAAATGGCTGCGGTTCTTGATGCCTTTTATGCGTGTGATGACTGGCGCAGCGGCCCACGTGAAGACATCATTGGCAGCATAGAGACCAGCATGAAAACAGTGATGAATCTACCATCAGAAAGCGTGGAAGGGCTGCGAGTGCAATCATAG
- a CDS encoding antitoxin: MSNIIWGLQRDITPRLGTRLVQEGNQLHYLADRACITGKFSDAECLKLDVAFPHFISRMESMLSTGEMNPRHAHCVTLYHNGFTCEADTLGSCGYVYVAVYSTQR, from the coding sequence ATGAGCAACATCATTTGGGGCCTGCAGCGCGATATCACGCCGCGCCTGGGAACACGTCTGGTGCAGGAGGGCAACCAGCTGCACTACCTGGCTGACCGGGCCTGTATCACAGGTAAGTTCAGTGATGCCGAATGTCTTAAGCTGGATGTGGCATTTCCGCATTTTATCAGCCGGATGGAATCCATGCTGAGCACGGGTGAAATGAATCCTCGCCACGCCCACTGCGTCACCCTGTACCACAACGGTTTTACCTGCGAAGCCGATACCCTTGGCAGTTGTGGCTATGTATACGTCGCTGTTTATTCCACTCAGCGCTAA
- a CDS encoding GCN5 family acetyltransferase, whose product MDSKYALINTVPSAEDFCRLRIISGLTPRPLEAARHGLPRSCYGVHIEHSGRVVGMGRIVGDGALNFEIVDIAVDPEYQGQGLGRAVMENLMAWFEQQSPDGAYITLVADVPELYEKFGFKSVRPESEGMALVWGKQAL is encoded by the coding sequence ATGGACTCGAAGTATGCACTCATTAACACTGTTCCATCTGCAGAAGATTTCTGTCGCTTACGTATAATTTCCGGTCTGACGCCCCGGCCTTTAGAAGCCGCCAGGCATGGACTCCCGAGAAGCTGTTACGGAGTTCATATTGAACATTCCGGGCGTGTGGTCGGTATGGGCAGAATTGTCGGCGATGGTGCTTTGAATTTTGAAATCGTTGATATTGCAGTCGATCCCGAATATCAGGGGCAAGGTCTTGGACGTGCAGTCATGGAGAATTTGATGGCATGGTTCGAGCAGCAGTCTCCCGACGGCGCATATATCACCCTCGTCGCAGATGTACCTGAGCTGTATGAAAAATTCGGTTTCAAAAGCGTGCGTCCGGAAAGCGAGGGCATGGCTCTGGTGTGGGGCAAACAGGCTCTGTGA
- a CDS encoding transcriptional regulator encodes MTQAERRHDRLAVRLSLIISRLVAGETLNMARLAAEFSVSVRTLRRDFRERLMYLDLEYRRGQCRLRSTSGGVQGELDALTFAHRSGLADIFPGLDRRLAGMLLTAGGMPCLVWQPPQTISPATSLVFYRLVSAITACQRVLLLAEGERCDGLAPYRLISLDGCWYLTGELNGHITVHPLATIHAVTVLNTTFTPLKRLSQLTTQAGFIRALPHFSCIREVLSPGPSEEEPGNTLI; translated from the coding sequence ATAACACAGGCAGAGCGCCGTCACGACCGACTGGCTGTCAGGCTGTCACTGATAATCAGCCGCCTGGTTGCCGGTGAGACGCTGAACATGGCCCGGCTGGCTGCAGAGTTTAGTGTGTCAGTCCGTACCCTGCGACGGGATTTTCGCGAACGGCTGATGTATCTGGACCTGGAGTATCGACGAGGGCAATGCCGCCTGCGCAGCACCAGTGGGGGCGTACAGGGTGAGCTGGATGCGCTGACCTTTGCTCACCGGTCCGGACTGGCCGATATCTTTCCGGGGCTGGACCGGCGTCTGGCGGGCATGCTGCTCACAGCAGGAGGGATGCCCTGTCTGGTGTGGCAACCGCCACAGACTATATCACCGGCCACCTCACTGGTGTTCTACCGTCTCGTCAGTGCTATTACCGCCTGCCAACGGGTACTGCTGCTGGCTGAGGGAGAGCGCTGTGACGGACTGGCCCCGTACCGCCTGATATCACTCGACGGCTGCTGGTACCTCACCGGTGAACTTAACGGGCATATCACCGTGCATCCACTGGCGACCATCCATGCGGTGACAGTCCTCAATACAACTTTCACCCCGCTAAAACGTCTCAGCCAGTTAACCACACAGGCGGGCTTTATCCGGGCCCTTCCGCACTTCAGCTGTATCCGTGAAGTCCTGTCTCCTGGGCCCTCAGAGGAGGAGCCGGGCAACACACTGATTTAA
- a CDS encoding membrane protein yields the protein MTESGFILPMAAGAVLSWASYSIVAHVSIKRQISSIRAISWGILGTLALVLGVCAFSAVSAEHTTEKQGASCSDNTPECYAKAHHNPVRQCKQVMDNKATFRHVWQESEAQPVFGTYLWHDEKKKTIQAFGQQAKAINSLGMQTPLQYFCVFNANTGEVIAASFE from the coding sequence ATGACGGAATCAGGCTTTATATTACCGATGGCAGCGGGAGCCGTGCTTAGCTGGGCCAGTTACAGCATAGTTGCTCACGTTTCAATAAAACGGCAGATCAGCAGCATACGAGCAATATCATGGGGCATTTTGGGAACTCTCGCTTTGGTGCTGGGAGTGTGTGCGTTTTCTGCTGTGAGTGCAGAACACACAACAGAAAAGCAAGGTGCTTCTTGCTCAGATAATACACCGGAATGCTATGCAAAAGCGCACCACAACCCCGTCAGACAGTGCAAGCAGGTAATGGACAATAAAGCGACGTTTCGCCATGTGTGGCAGGAAAGTGAAGCTCAACCGGTTTTCGGAACTTACTTATGGCACGACGAGAAAAAGAAAACGATTCAAGCATTTGGACAACAGGCTAAGGCTATTAACAGTCTTGGGATGCAAACACCGCTTCAGTATTTTTGTGTTTTCAACGCCAATACCGGGGAAGTAATCGCAGCTTCATTTGAATAA